The stretch of DNA AGGCCCTGGCCGACCTTGCCCAGGCGCACGGGGCGACCCTGTTCATGGTGCTCCAGGCGGCCGTCGCGGCACTGCTGACCAGGCACGGATCGGGGAACGACATCCTCACCGGCACACCCGTCGCCGGGCGTACCGACGAGGCACTCGACAAGCTCGTCGGGTTCTTCGTCAACACCCTCGTCGTACGGACCGACACCGCCGGGGACCCGACCTTCGCCGAACTGCTCGCCCGGGTCCGGACGGCGAGCCTCGCCGCCTACGCCCACCAGGACGTACCGTTCGAGCGCGTGGTCGAGGTCCTCAACCCGGCCAGATCCATGGCCCGGCACCCGGTGTTCCAGGTCAACCTGGTGCTCCAGTCCAACGCCGCCGCCGACCCCGAGTTCCTCGGACTGCGCTACACCTCGCAGGCGCTCACCAGCGACCAGGCGAAGTTCGACCTCACCGCCGCGTTCGCCGAGAACCTCGACGGCGACCGCCATCCGGCGGGCATCGACGCCAACCTCGAGTACGCCGCCGAACTCTTCGACCACACCACCGTGGAAGGGCTCGCGGCGAGGCTGGTCCGGCTGCTGACCGCCGTCACGGCGGACCCGCAGACGCGGATCGGCGCGGTCGACCTGCTCGACGACGAGCTCACCACGATCGCGGCCTGGAACGACACCCGGCACGACCTCCCGGAGACGACGCTGACCGCGCTCGTCGAGGCCGGGCGGGACCGGCACCCCGACCGGCCGGCCGTGGTCTTCGGCGACACCCTGCTCACCCACCGCGAGCTGCACGAACGCGCCGACCGGCTGGCCCGGCACCTGGTGGCGGCCGGGGCCGGTCCGGGGCGGATCGTCGGCGTCGCGATGCCCCGGTCCGAGCACCTGATCGTGGCGCTGCTCGCGGTCCTCAAGTCCGGGGCCGCTTACCTGCCGCTCGACACCGGCTACCCGGCGGACCGGCTCGCGTTCATGGTCACCGAAGCCGCCCCGGTCCTCGTGCTCACCGACACCGCCACCGGCTACCCGGGCGGCGTCGCGGTCGACGGGGCCCTGACGGCGTACCCCCAGGATGACCTGGACCACGACGGCCTGGCGCCCGGCGACACCGCCTATGTCATCTACACCTCGGGCTCCACGGGCCGCCCGAAGGGCGTGGCCGTGCCGCACCGCGCCATCGCCAACCGGCTGCTGTGGATGCAGCACGAGTACGCCCTCACCCCCGCCGACCGGGTCCTGCAGAAGACACCGTCCAGCTTCGACGTGTCGGTGTGGGAGTTCTTCTGGCCGCTGATGACCGGCGCGACCCTCGTCGTCGCCGCACCCGACGGGCACCGCGACCCCGCCTACCTGATCGACCTGATCCAGCGGGAACGCGTCACCACGCTGCACTTCGTCCCGTCCATGCTCGACGTGTTCCTCGCCGCACCCGGCGTCGCCGGGTGCACCTCGCTGACGAGGGTCTTCGCCAGCGGCGAGGCCCTGCCGGCGGAGTCGGCCGCCCGGTTCCGGCGGCTGCTCACCGCGCCCCTGCACAACCTCTACGGCCCCACCGAGGCCGCCGTCGACGTCACCTACCAGCCGGTGGGCGACGAACCCGGGCCGGTGCCGATCGGACGGCCGGTCTGGAACACCCGCCTCCACATCCTGGACGCGCAGCTGCGGCCGGTGCCGCCGGGCGTCGCCGGGGAGCTCTACCTCGGCGGGGTGCAGCTCGCCCACGGCTACCTGCACCGGGCCGGACTCACCGCGGAGCGCTTCGTGGCGAGCCCGTTCACCGCCGGGGAGCGGATCTACCGCACCGGCGACCTGGCCCGGTGGCGCCGCGACGGCGCGGTCGAGTACCTCGGCCGCGTCGACCACCAGGTGAAACTCAGGGGGTTCCGGATCGAGCTCGCCGAGATCGAGTCGGTGATCGCCGCCGACCCCGGCGTCGCCCAGGCCGCCGTCATCGTCCGCGAGGACCGCCCCGGCGACCAGCGGCTCGTCGCCTACGTCGTCGGCACCGCCGACGCCGCGGCCGTCCGGGCGCGGGCGGCGCTGTCCCTGCCGGAGCACATGGTCCCGGCCTCGGTGGTGCTGCTGGAAGCCCTGCCGGTCACCCCGAACGGCAAGCTCGACCGGCGGGCCCTGCCCGCACCCGACCTCACCCCGGCACCGTCGCGGCCACCGGCGACACCGCAGGAGGCGCTCATGGCGCGGCTCCTCGCCGAGGTCCTCGGGCTCCCCGCGGTCGGGGTCGACGACGACTTCTTCACCATCGGCGGACACTCGCTGCTGGTGATCCGGCTCGTCGCCCGCATCGCCGAGGAGACCGGCGTCGAGCTCGGCGTCCGGACCGTCTTCGACCGCCCCACCGCCGCCGGGCTCGCGGCGGCGCTCGACGGCGTCGGCGGGGTCTGGGATCCGTCCCGGCTCGCCGCCGACGCGGTCCTCGGCGCGTTCGCCCTCGGGACACCGCGCCCGGCCGGACCGTGGCGCAACGTGCTGCTCACCGGTGCCACCGGGTTCCTCGGCGCGTTCCTGCTGCGCGAGCTGCTCGACCGCACCGGGTCCGCGGTGCACTGCCTGGTCCGCGCCGAGTCCGCCGCCGCCGGGTCCGCGCGCCTGCGGGCAACCCTCGACGGGTACGGCCTGTGGCGGGCCGAGGACGCCCACCGCGTCATCGCGGTCCCCGGCGACCTCGCCGCACCCGGCCTCGGGCTCACCGCGGCGGCCTTCGCCGAGCTCGCGGACCTCGTCGACGCGGTGGTCCACAACGGAGCCCGGGTCAACCACCTCGACCCCTACGACCGGCTCCGGGCCGCCAACGTCACCGGGACACGGGAGGTGCTGCGGCTCGCCGCCGTGCACGCCACCCCGGTCCACTTCGTCTCCAGCGTCTCGGTCGCCGTCGCCGTCGGCGAGAACCCCGACATCGTGGACGAGTCGACCCGGGTCCCCGCCGACCGGGTCGTCCCGTCCGGCTACGTCGCCACGAAGTGGGTCGGCGAGGAGCTGGTCCGCGCCGCCGGAGCCGCCGGGCTGCCGGTGACGATCCACCGGCCGGGCCGGGTCGCCGGGCACAGCGCCACCGGTGCCTGGGGCAGCGACGACTCGTTCTGGCACTACGCCAGGGCGATCGCCCGGCTCGGCGCGGTCGCCGCCGACGGCCTCGACGTCGGCGTGGACCTCGTCCCCGTCGACCACGTCGCGGGCGCCCTGGTCGAGCTGGCCATGGACCCCGCGAGCGCCGGCGGCGTCTTCCACCTCGTCGGCGACGACCCCGTCCCGATCAGCGTGGTCGTCGACGGCCTCCGCGCGGCCGGGTACCCGATCCGGGAGATCCCCGGCCCCGAGTGGGACACCCTGCTCGCGTCGTCCATGGCGGCCGCGGTGGCGTCCGGCGACCGCAGCTGGGCATCGACGGCCCTGCTCGGCGCGGGTTTCCGCACCCCGTCGGTGCTCCCCGACTGGGGCCGCCCCGCGACCGCGGCAGCCCTGTCCGCCAAGCCGGTCCCGCCCGGCACGGTCACCGCCGCCACGATCGCAGTGGCGGCGCTGGCGGCGGCCCGCACGGGTTTCTACCCCCTCCTGAATTTTAATGCTGGACACGCCGCAGAACCCGCAACAGAAGTCAGGATCAACTCTCGCGACGCCTCTGCGGACGGCGGTGACCTGTCGTGACCGGCACCTGCACCGAGATGGCCTGGGAGTCGGTCGACCTGACCGGCGCGACGGCGGACCTGCCCGTCGCGGTCGGCGGCTCGGTCGCACCGCACCGGCTGCTCGAGGCCTACCGGCACGGGGCGTTCCCCTACCCGAGCAGCGGTGACTACGCGGCCGAGGTCAACCGGGCGCTCTACGGCGACCACGTCGAGGACGGGGTGATCACGGCGTTCCCCGGCACCGACCCCTACGCGGTGACGTGGTGGAACCCGCCGCAGCGCCCGGTGATCCCGGCCGGCGGCCTGCACCTGTCGCGCAACCTGCGCCGGGACCTGCGCAACCGGCACCCCTGGACCACCACCTGCGACCACGCGTTCACCGAGGTCGTCCAGGAGTGCCGGCGGCACCGCAGCAGCCGGTGGCTCACCGACGAGCTGTGCGACTCGCTGCTCGCCCTCTACGACGCGGGCTGGGCGCACAGCGTCGAGGTATGGCACGGCGACGAGCTGATCGGCGGGCTCTTCGGCACCGGGATGGGCCGGGTCCACGGCGTCGACTCGGCCTTCACCCGCGTACCGGACGCCGGGAAGGTCGCGTTCGCCGACCTCGCGGCCCGGCTGCCCGGTGAAGCGCTGATCGACGTGCAGGTGACCAGCGACTACACCACGGCGCTGGGCGCCCGGCCGATCGACCGCGCCGACTACCTGGCCGCACTGCGCGATGTGGATCTGCCGCTCATCCCGGCGATGGGCGTCCGCTTCGCCTCAGCCCTGGCCGGGTGACCGCACACGTGACCGGGGTGCGCACGGTGATCGTTCGCCGTCGCCCCGGTCACGCGGCGGGCTTCTCCCAGACCGAGACGTGCCGGGCGCTGTCGGCCGTGAACGGCTCGCGGTTCCACCCGCCCCAGCGCTCCCGCAGCCGCAGCCCCGCGATCCGCGCCATCAGGTCCAGCTCCGCGGGCCACACATACCGGAACGGAACCGACCGGTAATCCCCGCGCCCGTCCACGACATCGATGTAGTTGGAGCTCATCTCCTGCGTCACGAGGTCGTAGCGGTCGAACGCCCACCCCGTCGCATCCGCGCGGAACGGCACCACGTCCTGCCCCACCGGCAGTTTCCGCAGCTCCGGCACCATCACCTCGACCACGAAGCAGCCGCCCGGCGCCAGGTGCGCGGCCGCGTTGCGGAAGCACTCGACCTGCCCGTCCTGCGTGGTCACATTCATGATCGTATTGAAGACGAGGTAGGCGAGCGAGAACGACCCCTCCACCCGGGCCGTCGTGAAGTCGCCGATCGTCACGCCGATCGCGTCGCCGCCGGGCTTGGCCCGCAGCCGGGCCACCATCGCCCGCGACATGTCGATCCCGTGCACCTCGACCCCACGGGCCGCGAGCGGCAGCGCGATCCGCCCGGTCCCGACCGCGAGTTCCAGCGCGCGACCTCCCCGGGCCAATTCGGCCAGTACGCCGACGGTCGCCCCGATCACCTCCGGCTGGTACTCCGCCGACGTGCCGTCGTCGTACTTCGCCGCCACCCGCTCACCGAAGTAGCCGTCCTCATCAGTCACGGCCGTCACCGTACCCCTCCAGACTCTCGACGATGGCCCGCGCGACCGGCGACGGATCGGAGCCGTCCAGGGCGAACCCGTCGAGGACCTCCACCCCCGGCTGCGCCATCATCCGCGGGACCGTCCCCCGATGCGGCCACGTCGCGGTGTGCACGACGAACGGGTGGCACAGGAAGACATCACCGGCGGCACCCGTCGCCTCGACCGCGCGGCGGCACAGCACCGACGGGCGCAGCCGCTTCACCGCGTCGTCACCCGGCATACCACGCTCGCCGCCGGGGGCGAGCAGCGGCGGGATGAAACGGTGCGAGCCCGTCACCAGCCGGGTGGGGGCGTCGTCGGGTCCGACATCGGAGAAGAGGAACAGCGCGAGCAGCCCCCGGCCCCGCGACCGCACGTTCGTCCAGTAAGCACCGCCGTCGACCTCGTAGCTGCCCTCGATGTGGTAGCCGACCTCACCGGGGTACTCCTCGGTCGGGAACCGCACCGGGATCGTCCCGCCGACCCCGCCGCGCTGCGTCCACCGGCCCGCGCCGATGAGGATGTCGTAGGCGTCGCTCAGCGCCGGTGCGGTCCCGGCGGTGACGAACGGCCCGCCCTCGGGGCAGTCGATCCGCAGCGCCGGACGCGTCCAGGTCGCCGGGTCGCGGCCGATGCCGTGGGCGGCGAGCTCCGACCAGATCACCTCGCGGCACGCGGCGGCCGTCCCGGCGTCGAAGGCACCCCGCACCACGGTGTAGCCGTCGCGTACGAAGCCGTCGACATCCATCCGCCGATTGTGCGCGCGGCTCGCGCCCCGGTCATCCGATTTAGTCCGGCCACCGGCAGTGCATACGATATGGCTGCCGATCAATCGAACAAAGGTGGCACCCCTTGGTCACACGTCTGCGGTCCGCCGTGGTTCTGGCGACGGCGGTCCTCAGCCTCGCCGGGTGCGCCTCGGAAGGAGACAGGCCGGTCGCGGGTGCCGATCCGGCGAAGGCCGGTCCGCAGGGCGAGGTCGGACCCCGCTCCGCCGCACCGGACAGCGGTGCCGTGCCGACGGGCACCCCGACCGCCTCCGCCCCGGAGGATCCCCTGGAGGCACTGCGGCAACGGCTCGTCACCGCGCTGCGCGCCGCGGACCCGGGCGCCGCAGCAGGCACCCTCACCGTCGAGCAGCGGCCCGCGGCGGAGAACCAGCTCGTGATCACCTGGACGGTCAACACCGACCCCTCCGACACGACGGCCCGGGCCCGGGTGCGGCTCGACGCGATCGCACTGCTCCAGGCCGTCAAAGGCGTCTCGATGGGGTACGGAACGGTGCTGCTCATCGCCACCGGCGCCGTGCTGGACAAGAACGGCATCGAGACCGAGGCCAAGGTCGTGCGGGCCAAATACTCCCGGCAGCTCATCGCCCGGACGGACTTCACGAAGGTCTCTCCCGAGCAGGTCCTGGCCCTCCCGGACGACAAGCCCGCCGACATCCACCCCGCCTATCGCTGACCGGCGACGCCATAGGATCGGCGGCATGGCACTGCGACCCGTCCAGGTGAACATCAAGGCCGTCGACACCGCCGAGGTCGGCCGGTTCTGGGCGGCAGCGCTCGGCTGGGCGGTCACCGGCGGCACACCCGGCGTGACCAGCTACGTCGCCCCCGTCGGCGACTTCGTCTGGCCGGACCCGGTCGTCCTCGGCATCGACGTCGTCTCCGTCCCCGCGCCCAAGACGGCGGCGAAGAACCGGGTGCACCTCGACCTCGCCACCACGTCCGCGGCCCATCAGGCGGAGCTGGTGGCACGCCTGCGGGCGATCGGTGCGACACCCGCGGACGTAGGTCAGGGGAGCAACGTGCCGTGGACCGTTCTCGCCGACCCGGAGGGCAACGAGTTCTGCGTGCTGGAGCCGCGCGAGGTGCACCGGGACACCGGGCCGATCGCCGTCGTGGTCGTCGACTGCGCGGATCCGCGGGCCATGGCCCGGTTCTGGGGTGCGGCGATCGACTGGACGCTGCACGAGGCGACCGACGAGCACGCGGTGCTGCGCAACGCCGACAACACCGGCCCGTACCTGGAATTCCTCCGCACGCCCGGCGGGAAGACCGCGCCGGACCGCATCCACCTCGACCTGCTGCCCTACCCCGGCGACGACAGGGCGGTGGAGGCGGACCGGCTGCGGGCACTCGGCGCCACCGACCTCGACATCGGCCAGGGCGACGCCCCGTGGACCTGCCTGACCGACCCCGACGGCCACGAATTCTGCGTCCTGGCCCCGTAATCCCGCGCTGGTACGCTTCCGCGCTATGTCCCTCCCCTCCGACATGAACCTCGCCTGGGCCGACCCCGCACTGCAGCGCGCGGCCGTTGCGCTCGCCGACGGCGCCCCCGGCCAGGCACGGGACCTCCTCGCCGCGACGACCGACCCCGACCGGCGCGAGCTCTACGTCTCGGTGCTGGGCGACGCCGGCCGGCACCAGTTGAAAGCCCTGCGCGAGCTGGCATCGGACGCCGGCGACGACCCGCACGCGTTGCTGCTGCTCGGTTCCGCCCTGGGCTTCGCCGCGTGGGCCGCCCGCGGCGCCGCGACGATGGACCACACGGCCGAGGACCAGGTTCAGGGCATGCTCGGGTTCGCCGCGCAGTCCCGGACGATGCTGGGCCGAGCCGCCGCCCTGGCCCCCGACGACCCGGCGCCCCTGGTAGCGCTGATGAGCGTCGTCAAGGCGGCGGCGACCGACCGCCACGAACCACACCGGCTGTTCAAACAGGTGGACGCGCTCGCCCCCGACTCGTTCATGGGCAACCAGCAACGGCTGAGCATGCTGTGCCGCAAGTGGTACGGCAGCACCGAGCAGATGCTCGGCTTCACACGTGAGCGCGTCGCCCTCCTTCCCGACGGGCACCCGCTGCTGTCGCTGGTGCCGCAGGCCCACATCGAGGTCTGGGTCGACGGGTGGATGGAGGGCAACTTCGCCGGCCGGATCTACCGACGGTTCACCTACGGCCCGCTGAAGCGCGCAGCCGTCCGCGACGAGGTGGACCGGGCGTCGGACCGGATGCTGGCGGGCGCGGCAGCGTTCGCCGACCACCCGTGGGCGATGATGGCGCACCAGATGTTCGGCGCCTACTACGCCCACGCGGGGGCGAAGGCCAAGGCACGGGTACACCTCGAGCGCGGCGGCGACCGCGCATCGGAGTGGCCGTGGGGATACTTCGGCGACGCCTCCGTCGAGCTGCAGAACGCCCGCAGCGCCGCCGGCCTGTAACGCACCGACCGCTGCGTCGGCCCCACGGTGGTGCGCGGGCGCAGCGGTCACTCCGCTCAGCACCCTCGGGTAATTACTGAATTGCTGGTTAATGTAATCCAATAATTAGAAAAAGGGTCTGACGCGCGATAATCCGCGTACACCATAATGTCCGTTATGGATGATCCAAATAATTACAAGAGATCTACCTGCCGAAATGGTCCTGACGGTTCCCGCCGTCGCGCTCCAGCGACCCGGCGCAGCTTTCACATAGCGGCTCTGACCTGCATAAACGGCCTGACAGCCACGGAGGCCGCCTAAACGGCCCGACCGGATGTCCCGGGCACCGGCGGAAAGGTGATCCGGCGACGGTTCGGCGCCGTCGCCGGATCCTTACGCGAGCAAAGGCCGGTCGGCGCTACGCCTCTCCGGCGATGTCGTGGCGGACCTGGCCGCCCTCATCAACGCGAGCGGGACGGCGCCTACCAGAGGGTCGCGCCGTATACCTGGCCGTAGAGGGCGAGGCTGAGCACGATCGGGTAGTACCACGAGACGTTGGCGTATCCGTAGACCTCGCCGCAGCGGCCCGAGTAACCGTTGGATCCGCTGGTGACGCCCTCGGCCGCGGTGCCGAACTGCGTGGTGTTCGGGCCGCCGGAGTCGCCGCCTTCGACGCACGCGTTGTGACGGGTGAGGTCATAGACGGTGCGCCCGCCGCTGTAGGTCACGGTCTCCCGCTTCGCGGTGATGGTGCCGCAGGTCAGCTTGGTCGTGATGCCCGACTTGCAGATCGAGGTGCCGACCGGGGCGTCGCTGGTGCCGACGACATAGGCGAAGTTCCCATTGGACGGGTTCAGGTCCATCCAGGGTCCCTGGATCCAGTAACCGGCACTCTCGTTGCGGACGATCGCGTCGTCGGCGGAGGGGAAACGGCTGATGATCGCGGTGCCGAAGAAGACGCCGATACCGAACGGGCCGCCCTGGCCGCGTACCCCCGAGTTCTGCGCGACGCAGTGTCCGGCGGTGAGCAGGTAGCCCTGGCCGGTCGTGGGGTTGCGGAGATTGAACCCGGCCGAGCAGGTGCGGTTGATCACATCGCCGCCGTCGATGGCGTTCGTGGCCGGGGTGGGCATGCGATCGGTGTACTCCACCCGGACCGCGTCCTCGTAGCCGGCGAAAAGGTCCAGCGCTGCGGCTCGCGTGGCACCCTGCAGTGCCGTGACGACCACGCTGTTGGCGACCGGGTCGATGTACCAGCCCACCAGCCCGTCCACCGCGTGGCTGCGCGAGGCGGGGTTCGCGCGCCCGGCGAGGCCGTCGAGCTTGTCGGTGATCGCCCGCAGGGTGGACATGGGGTGGCGGACCATTCGCGCCTGGGCGCCCGAGGCGGTGATCCTGGCGGCGGCCTGCGCGCTGGTGACCGCGACGACGAGCGTGCCGGACCCGGGGTCGAACCACGAACCGGCGAACTCCGCGCCCATGGTGGCGCGCACTTCGGCGTCGAGTTTCACCGCGACGGACTCCTGCGCCAGACGCCGGTTCACCTGGTCGGCAGTGAGGCCGAGATCGCGCTGCAGCGCGGCCATCACGGTCGCCGAGGCGCCCTGCGGCCGTGCGCCGCCACGAGCATCCAACCCGGCATTCGCCGGTACGCCGCCCGTGACGCCCACGGTGATCGCGGCCCCGACGGCCAGTACGCGCGCCGCCAGCCGAGAATTTCTCCAGCCCATGTCCAGCTCCTCAAATATTGACGAGCTTACATTTGAGAATGCCGAGGGTCCATATGACTGAAAGTTTCGGTAACCGATCATGGGTATTGAAGTGCACATTCATGGTGAGTCGATCTGCACAGTGGGCCAAATTGGTACCGGAACTTGCAGAAACAAAAATCGTGATGCTTCAATAGGGCTGCCCACAAGCTCCAACCACCCAGCGGCACTGGTCGCCCAGCCGGCAGTCGCATGCAAGGGAGAAGCAATGGCTTCCGCACGTCGATTCACCAGGCAGATCCTCGCCGTCACGACCGCCGTCTCCGCCACGGCGCTCGTCAGCACCGTCGTGGTCATGACCGCCGCGGCACCGTCCCAGGCGGCGGCCTGCAACGGCTACGTCGGCCTCACCTTCGACGACGGCCCCACCGCCGGCAACACCCAGAACCTGCTCAACGCCCTGCGCTCCGCCGGGCTGCGGGCGACCTTCTTCAACACCGGGCAGAACGCGCAGGCCAACCCGTCGCTGGTCCTGGCTCAGAAGAACGCCGGAATGTGGACCGCCAACCACAGCTGGGACCACCCGCACATGACCCAGCTCACCACGGCGCAGATGAGCACCCAGATCGGCAACACCCAGCAGACGATCCAGCAGATCACCGGCACCGCGCCCAAGCTGTTCCGCCCGCCCTACGGCGAGACGAACGCGACCCTCAAGTCGGTCGAGGCGCAGTACGGGCTCACCGAGATCATCTGGGACGTCGACTCCCAGGACTGGAACAACGCCAGCGTGGCGTCGATCGTCGCCGCCAACGCCCGGC from Allocatelliglobosispora scoriae encodes:
- a CDS encoding non-ribosomal peptide synthetase, translated to MIPLSYAQLRLWFLDRLAAGGAQNAPLALRLHGPVDAAALDAAFGDIVDRHETLRTVFPVTGGEPHQKILPTGTHPKLDVIDWPGTELADLVAELNRAAYQPFDLATEPQLRVALYHRCDETGADEHVLLIVLHHIVSDGWSIGPLLGDLATAYAARTGGTAPHWDDLDVQYADYTLWQRELLGDESDPDSVISRQLAFWTQTLAGAPEELPLPTDRPRPATRTHTAGLVPFRLDAALHQALADLAQAHGATLFMVLQAAVAALLTRHGSGNDILTGTPVAGRTDEALDKLVGFFVNTLVVRTDTAGDPTFAELLARVRTASLAAYAHQDVPFERVVEVLNPARSMARHPVFQVNLVLQSNAAADPEFLGLRYTSQALTSDQAKFDLTAAFAENLDGDRHPAGIDANLEYAAELFDHTTVEGLAARLVRLLTAVTADPQTRIGAVDLLDDELTTIAAWNDTRHDLPETTLTALVEAGRDRHPDRPAVVFGDTLLTHRELHERADRLARHLVAAGAGPGRIVGVAMPRSEHLIVALLAVLKSGAAYLPLDTGYPADRLAFMVTEAAPVLVLTDTATGYPGGVAVDGALTAYPQDDLDHDGLAPGDTAYVIYTSGSTGRPKGVAVPHRAIANRLLWMQHEYALTPADRVLQKTPSSFDVSVWEFFWPLMTGATLVVAAPDGHRDPAYLIDLIQRERVTTLHFVPSMLDVFLAAPGVAGCTSLTRVFASGEALPAESAARFRRLLTAPLHNLYGPTEAAVDVTYQPVGDEPGPVPIGRPVWNTRLHILDAQLRPVPPGVAGELYLGGVQLAHGYLHRAGLTAERFVASPFTAGERIYRTGDLARWRRDGAVEYLGRVDHQVKLRGFRIELAEIESVIAADPGVAQAAVIVREDRPGDQRLVAYVVGTADAAAVRARAALSLPEHMVPASVVLLEALPVTPNGKLDRRALPAPDLTPAPSRPPATPQEALMARLLAEVLGLPAVGVDDDFFTIGGHSLLVIRLVARIAEETGVELGVRTVFDRPTAAGLAAALDGVGGVWDPSRLAADAVLGAFALGTPRPAGPWRNVLLTGATGFLGAFLLRELLDRTGSAVHCLVRAESAAAGSARLRATLDGYGLWRAEDAHRVIAVPGDLAAPGLGLTAAAFAELADLVDAVVHNGARVNHLDPYDRLRAANVTGTREVLRLAAVHATPVHFVSSVSVAVAVGENPDIVDESTRVPADRVVPSGYVATKWVGEELVRAAGAAGLPVTIHRPGRVAGHSATGAWGSDDSFWHYARAIARLGAVAADGLDVGVDLVPVDHVAGALVELAMDPASAGGVFHLVGDDPVPISVVVDGLRAAGYPIREIPGPEWDTLLASSMAAAVASGDRSWASTALLGAGFRTPSVLPDWGRPATAAALSAKPVPPGTVTAATIAVAALAAARTGFYPLLNFNAGHAAEPATEVRINSRDASADGGDLS
- a CDS encoding leucyl/phenylalanyl-tRNA--protein transferase gives rise to the protein MTGTCTEMAWESVDLTGATADLPVAVGGSVAPHRLLEAYRHGAFPYPSSGDYAAEVNRALYGDHVEDGVITAFPGTDPYAVTWWNPPQRPVIPAGGLHLSRNLRRDLRNRHPWTTTCDHAFTEVVQECRRHRSSRWLTDELCDSLLALYDAGWAHSVEVWHGDELIGGLFGTGMGRVHGVDSAFTRVPDAGKVAFADLAARLPGEALIDVQVTSDYTTALGARPIDRADYLAALRDVDLPLIPAMGVRFASALAG
- a CDS encoding class I SAM-dependent DNA methyltransferase yields the protein MTDEDGYFGERVAAKYDDGTSAEYQPEVIGATVGVLAELARGGRALELAVGTGRIALPLAARGVEVHGIDMSRAMVARLRAKPGGDAIGVTIGDFTTARVEGSFSLAYLVFNTIMNVTTQDGQVECFRNAAAHLAPGGCFVVEVMVPELRKLPVGQDVVPFRADATGWAFDRYDLVTQEMSSNYIDVVDGRGDYRSVPFRYVWPAELDLMARIAGLRLRERWGGWNREPFTADSARHVSVWEKPAA
- a CDS encoding phytanoyl-CoA dioxygenase — protein: MDVDGFVRDGYTVVRGAFDAGTAAACREVIWSELAAHGIGRDPATWTRPALRIDCPEGGPFVTAGTAPALSDAYDILIGAGRWTQRGGVGGTIPVRFPTEEYPGEVGYHIEGSYEVDGGAYWTNVRSRGRGLLALFLFSDVGPDDAPTRLVTGSHRFIPPLLAPGGERGMPGDDAVKRLRPSVLCRRAVEATGAAGDVFLCHPFVVHTATWPHRGTVPRMMAQPGVEVLDGFALDGSDPSPVARAIVESLEGYGDGRD
- a CDS encoding VOC family protein, which gives rise to MALRPVQVNIKAVDTAEVGRFWAAALGWAVTGGTPGVTSYVAPVGDFVWPDPVVLGIDVVSVPAPKTAAKNRVHLDLATTSAAHQAELVARLRAIGATPADVGQGSNVPWTVLADPEGNEFCVLEPREVHRDTGPIAVVVVDCADPRAMARFWGAAIDWTLHEATDEHAVLRNADNTGPYLEFLRTPGGKTAPDRIHLDLLPYPGDDRAVEADRLRALGATDLDIGQGDAPWTCLTDPDGHEFCVLAP
- a CDS encoding S1 family peptidase; amino-acid sequence: MGWRNSRLAARVLAVGAAITVGVTGGVPANAGLDARGGARPQGASATVMAALQRDLGLTADQVNRRLAQESVAVKLDAEVRATMGAEFAGSWFDPGSGTLVVAVTSAQAAARITASGAQARMVRHPMSTLRAITDKLDGLAGRANPASRSHAVDGLVGWYIDPVANSVVVTALQGATRAAALDLFAGYEDAVRVEYTDRMPTPATNAIDGGDVINRTCSAGFNLRNPTTGQGYLLTAGHCVAQNSGVRGQGGPFGIGVFFGTAIISRFPSADDAIVRNESAGYWIQGPWMDLNPSNGNFAYVVGTSDAPVGTSICKSGITTKLTCGTITAKRETVTYSGGRTVYDLTRHNACVEGGDSGGPNTTQFGTAAEGVTSGSNGYSGRCGEVYGYANVSWYYPIVLSLALYGQVYGATLW
- a CDS encoding polysaccharide deacetylase family protein, whose translation is MASARRFTRQILAVTTAVSATALVSTVVVMTAAAPSQAAACNGYVGLTFDDGPTAGNTQNLLNALRSAGLRATFFNTGQNAQANPSLVLAQKNAGMWTANHSWDHPHMTQLTTAQMSTQIGNTQQTIQQITGTAPKLFRPPYGETNATLKSVEAQYGLTEIIWDVDSQDWNNASVASIVAANARLTNGQIILMHDWPANTVAAIPQIAAGLASRNLCAGMISPTTGRAVAPDGTTPPSPSPSASRSPGQSPSQSPSSGPTSCRVVSNVSAWNNGLTNNVTITNTGSATINGWRLTFTLPGGQNITSGWSATYTPTSGQVTATNVNYNGTLAPGASTTIGYQATHTGNSAAPTGFALNGAACGS